AAGGACAAATATTTTTTTATGATGGTGTCTACTAGGCTTTTTTTTAGGGATGGTGTCTACTAGGCCGGTGCATATAGGAAAGTTTTCTCTCATCATGGGTGGCGGTTTCATCTTCAGAAAGGATCTACCCCACCTTAAGTCGGTCCCCTTTATTAGTTGTCAAATACTCCTTCCttcgtttctttttagtttgcatataaaattttgtcaaagtcaaactttataaagtttgaccagcTTTTGtaggaaaaaatatcaacatctacaatactaaagctatatggtatgaaaattaattttatgatgcatctaacaatattgattttatATTATGAAAATCttgatatttttgtttataaacttagtcaaaactaacaaagtttgactttgaccaaaatttatatgcagactaaaaaaatggagggagtaatattttcTTTGTATTGTGTCGGATGTGTGTTTCATGTTATGCGGAGGCTAGGAATCACAGAGTGAAAATCTCCTTTACAAAGAAAAAACAGCATGAGCTCTTTTTAAATATAAAAAATGACCAATTAATAAGGCAAACCGACACAATCAAGCTATTGAGTACCAGACGAGTCGACGACCTTTCTACCCAGGCAACCAGAGACGGTACCTCACAACATGAGTCGGAGCCTTGGGGTCGGCTTACGAAAACGCACACACGCCAGCCCTAAGGCTGCATACAACGATTTTGCCACCCTGGCGACTAGATTCGACACACGACACCCTATAGCCCGACTCCGGAGCCGCCTTTCCGACTGCCACATTGTGTCCCCCGGACGAGACTTGCCTACTCCCTGTACGTGTGTCTATCCGTGCTCCCGCGTATGTGGCTTTATTTGATTGGAATAAAATAAAGGTCGGCCCCATCTCCTTAAAATCAGAgggaagatgattagattagaaaggaaaaaaaaaagacaaCCGTAGAATAAAGTGAGAGCACAGATGAAAGTATggaaagggagcaggcaagccggatcccgtGTCCCCCGGGCCCTGCTCCTGTTAGCCAACACCAAATTATAAGACAAACACAATGCACTATCGTCAGGCATAAGATAAGCCTTCCAAGGCAACGCCCCCAATGGGGAAGCGGCGAGCACGTCGCCAGACCTTAGATCAACTTGTCACGTCCGACCATCCATCGAGCCACAATAGCCAATCAGCCATGTGTTGCACACACGATCACCGCCGCCAACAATAATCACCATAGCACAAACATCAAGGCCTTCCTTGGTTCATATGATAGGATTATCATATGAGTAAGAAACTTATATGAAATGAAATAacatgcatctcaaatcctataAGTAGAAATAGAAAAGGAGATGTCGTTTGGTTCatatcaatggaatttttccattAAGTCTATGctcatgtttattttcctttgaaatgtgacGGATAGGAACCGATTTATGTAGAAATATGAATCCATTTCTATGAACTAGAGAGCTCTAAAGAAAAAATTCCTACAAAAATCATATCGTataaaattcctccaaaccaaagaggCAAGCGTGGGAGAGGACAGGAGAACCACCACAGCCAGCATCTTCGAAAGGGGAACGTCGCCAACGGGCAACGCCGTTGCAGCCTCCGAGCACAGCCGGAGATGGATTTCTTCCATCCCACCCTGCATATGCAAGCTCACTGCCGCCACCGGCCACCGACATCATACCACCACGAGGCTCATCGACGACCTCGCCCAGGGGTCGCCGTCCCGGCCTCCTCGCGCCGCCACTCTGCCTCCCGTGAGGCCCAGATCATCCAGCCTcatcccccgccgccaccgccgcagacCAAATCTACAAGCCACGCCCGTCAATGCGACGTCGTCGGGTCACTGTCCTCGAACCGACGCTCCACGCCCCCGCCGTGGAGCTGCGAATGCCAGCCGGAACAACCGCATCCCAACCATCTTGCCACAATTGCCAGCCAAAAGCTGCCAGCCACACCGGCACCTCCCCCAACTCCCGGCAACCGCAGCCAGCTTTGCAACAGAACGCCTCCGAGCATCCCCCACGGCAGAGCTAGATTCGAGGCCACCACCTCAGCCACGAAGACCAAGCATGCTCAGATGTTGCAAGCAAAAGCATGCCCGGGGCGAGAACCCCTACCCCCTCCATTTGGTTTGTGAGAGCACACGGATGTCTCGATCTTCAATTTGACTAACAAATTGTGTGACACATTTCAACAAAGAAAATGCGTGCACGCCACGAaaagtatatgtttagaaacttcaTTCAACGAAGAATCCAACGATATATTTTTAGTGGCATATAACACACATTTCGCTAGCCAATTTGACGACCTAGAAACACCAATGTTGGCCTTGCAAACCCAGATAGAGGACACCAAGTCACCAACCACCGGCACAGGAAAAGCATAAAGCATAATAACATCAACACAGCAACATGGACAGCATAGTCTGAACCTGAATGCCATTCATCCGGTAAGCAGTTTAACAGGCATACAAGATAAGAGAGAAAAACATCCCGACTTCTCACAGTTAAGCTATAGTTTTAACCAAAAAGTAAACATCCGACGACGCGACTGGCAGTACAACCGACCCAAGGCATGGCATGTTAAATGTTGAGAAAAATCATCGATATGCTGGCGCTCCGGCAAAGGAATAGAGTGAGGAAACCGGCACACCTGGTCCGTTGGCCCTTGCTGTAGGGACAGGTCTCTGACTGGCTTCAGCATAAGCAGGGTTGGAGGTCTGATAAGAATGTGGGAGATCCACGGCACGAGCATTTAGCTGGTCCGAACGGTAGAGCCCCCCATAAGAACCACGAGCATCTATCCCTCCTTGACGGTAGGGATCCTCCATACGAACATCGCGAGCAGCAacctctcctggacggtagagatcCTCCATACGAGCACCACGAGAAGGAACCTCTGCAGAGCGGTAGAGATCCTGGTAGAGATCCGCCACACGATCACCACGAGAAGCAATCTCTCCTGGGCGGTAGAGTTCCTCCACACGAGCACCACGGGCAGCAAGCTCTCCTGGGCGGTAAGGATCCTCCAGGCGAGCATCACGAACAGTGGTCCGGTAGAGCTCCGACATATGGTCAGCACGAGCAGACAACTCCCCAAGCTGTGCTGCGTAATCCCTTGGAGGTGTTCTGGCAGCAATGCTGAAATTCAAGAATTTTATTAGTCAAGGACAAGATATATAACTTCAGTAAAGACAAGAACACAATATATAACTTCAGTGAAGACATGATAGTATTGTGATAACCACAATGTGTTCAACTGTCAGTTGGAATTAGCAGAACATACGAATTTGAACTTACCGCTCATGCACTGGATCCACTCGAGAACGGTAGTAAGAATCATCAGATGAAGGAGCCAAATGGTGGTAATATGCTGGTGGGACATGCCGAGGCTCTGGTACAGAAGGCGCATAGTGAGGCCCTGTGGCAAGAGGAACATGGCGAGCCTCTGGGGCAAGAGGAATGTGTTGAGACTCAGGTGCAGGAGGTGCTTGTTGATAATATCTGTGCTCATCCTGGACATTAACCAAAAATTGACCAGGTCGGGGCTCGGTAGGAAATGGAGCAAAGTGTGTTGCCCTGTATGAGTCCTCAGGAGGAGGAACATGTACAACCACCTGCGGGCGCCTGTCTTCAACATGCAATGGATGTGGCCTATCTTCATGTTGATGCCTTCTTTCTTCATCGCGGTACCTTCCATCTAGATTACTCCTTGGAGCTGATTGATATACAGTGATAGGCTTGAATAGAGCCATCAGCCTACGAACCTGCATAAATCACATAATATGATAAACAACAAGGTAAAAACGTCATTTATGTTTGAAACTCCCACAATAGTTCTGTTGAGTAACTAACTAATTCAACAAAAATTATCCCAAGGACACTCACTTGTGTAGAAGTGATCTCAGGGTCAAATTTGCGGCTTGCACTGTAGTtctctttgatggcatgcttgaaagtACTCTCAGGAAGAGGAAGGCAATCTTTATCAGTCGTAAATTTCACCTACATCAAACACATCAAAGTAGTTTTGAGAACAATAAGAATACTCTTCTTCAGTACTAACTTCTCTGGCATAAGGTCCAGTTTTAATCAAAAGCTTGTGTGGAATCCTTCACCCATAAAATAGTGCTTGGCCACTGTAAGCACATAAAATTATGTGTCTGCTGTCCTCTATACCACTTACAGCTATATGTTACAGGGCTAACACATTGAGCTTGAACCCAGCTGTTAGTAAAACAACCAGTCCAAACTCCAATGTACAGGACGTCAAAACTTCAGCCCATGATCTCCAGCCTTACTCAAGCCAACTCCAACCACCCAACAGAAGTGCAATCAAACAGATTGACCCTTGAGGGTAAATACAACTACCAGCAAAACTAGATGTGCATACAAAATACAACTATGGTAGATAGCATCAATCATTCTAACTATGAAATTTCCAGGGACCACTAACATATCGCACGCCTCTTCGTTTTCGCATTCATCAAGTGTCATCATGATAACATTGGCATAATAATTGGAATTGCAATGCACAATATAGATCACCATTTTTCAGAGGAATAAGAAGCACCACTTCTTATATGGTTGTTGCCATGTTGCCACCATCCTCCAAAGGACTACCAAGtagtataaataaaataaaattcactAACTACGAAGAGAAGCATGCTTGCGCAATGAAAATCTTAAACAAAACAAGGTAAATGAAGGATTCGTGCACAAGGGGTGCTAGGTACTCATGCTTTTGCCAaaaaaaaaaagaggcaaatatcACTTGCTAGCCTTCATCCTAAAAAGGGCCAACTTAGAGGATAGCATATAACAAGTTGGGCTTCATAGATAAAGTTGTATAGGGCTGCATAAGCTTGTTAGATACAATTTGTGAAGAAAGAGGCGATGTGTCAAGTAAAAAACCCTTTTACAAGTGCTAACGTTGTAAACTTTTTAGACGGACAATTGAATAAGCATTTGAGTTTGGAGTGGTTAGATTGGGTCAGTGTCAGGGTATACCCCTCATAAATGATTTCTTCATACGAGGGGTTAATTAGATTTACATCAGTTGCATCTTTAAGTGTCTTGATATTTCAAGTTCTCAACCAATAACTAATTTGAAGAGCCAGCATGCTACCACCCAAAAAAATGATACACGTGATCACGTCTAACTAGACCTTGTGCTCGGCTGACACATAAATTTACACTACTTGTACACTCAACTACTCCCAGATAGAGCCTTAATAATATCAACTAAATCTCATCAAGAACCAGTGCA
This portion of the Triticum dicoccoides isolate Atlit2015 ecotype Zavitan chromosome 7A, WEW_v2.0, whole genome shotgun sequence genome encodes:
- the LOC119332291 gene encoding uncharacterized protein LOC119332291 codes for the protein WARRHFCGDFLVVCPPDPPRGAAMVKTPNSTPKAKAKAASSGAGAARPSPASASGSGSAKASKFKKRKAIGAGAKVAATAVAAADGSTSAGPAPVQKPSTPSGASPAASLKPAAVAEGSSAAQVPAPKPDTAEEASASTPKPKPKPKPADAAAATSNGAGASGSSGGGKKKKKGHKERLMAWKGKGKQEEGAQGNKKGMGKEEGSKKEGGGDGRAGGLIFMCNAQTKPECFQNRVFGMPMGKKEMVEKVRPGTKVFLYDFDLRLLYGVYKATSKGGINLVRNAFNGKFPAQVKFTTDKDCLPLPESTFKHAIKENYSASRKFDPEITSTQVRRLMALFKPITVYQSAPRSNLDGRYRDEERRHQHEDRPHPLHVEDRRPQVVVHVPPPEDSYRATHFAPFPTEPRPGQFLVNVQDEHRYYQQAPPAPESQHIPLAPEARHVPLATGPHYAPSVPEPRHVPPAYYHHLAPSSDDSYYRSRVDPVHERIAARTPPRDYAAQLGELSARADHMSELYRTTVRDARLEDPYRPGELAARGARVEELYRPGEIASRGDRVADLYQDLYRSAEVPSRGARMEDLYRPGEVAARDVRMEDPYRQGGIDARGSYGGLYRSDQLNARAVDLPHSYQTSNPAYAEASQRPVPTARANGPGVPVSSLYSFAGAPAYR